GGGGCAACGCCGCGTTGGAGCAGGTGGCCATGCGCATCGGCTTTTTCGTGTTCGCCCGCATCGTGGCGGACCTGGGCACCATCGCCTTTGCCACGCACCAGATCTGCATGCAGTTTCTCAATATCACCTTTACCTTTGCCGATGGCATCGGCGTGGCCGGCACCTCGCTGGTAGGCCAATATTTGGGCAAAAAGCGGCCCGATCTGTCCGTAGTCTTTGGCAAAATCAGTCAGCGCATCGCCATGATCGTTTCTCTGGCGCTGCTAAGCGTGCTCATCATCCTGCGCGAGCCGCTGGTGGCCATCTTTAATACCGATCCTGAGATTCTCGCCCTGGGCTCGCAGATCATGATCGTGGTGGCGCTGTTCCAGCCCTTTCAGACCTCCTCTGTCGTCATCTCGGGCTGCCTGCGCGGCGCGGGGGATACGCGGTATGTGGCCCGCATCATGCTGATGTGCGTTACCGGCATCCGGCCGCTTGCATCGGTGTTGATGGTCTACGTCTTCCACGCGGGGCTGCTGGGCGCCTGGCTTAGTTCACTGCTGGATATGTCCATCCGCGTGGTATGCGTATATACCCGGTTTGCCAGCTGCAAATGGTTTGATATCGAGGTTTAACCCCTTCTTTTTCGTTTTCAACCGATGGTTGAGCGTATTTGCAACCCCTAGTTGGGCAGACTAAGGCTTATTCAACCACAAAGCCCTTCATTTGCTTTGGCTGATCCCGTACAATGAGGGCAACAAAGCAAAGGAGACGAGTATATGGATCATTTTTCGATGGGTAAGCATATTGCAGCGCTGCGCAAGGCCAAGGGCCTGACGCAGGACGAGTTAGCCGAGCGGCTGGGGGTATCGCCGCAGGCCGTTTCTAAATGGGAGAATGACCTATCCTGTCCGGACATTATGCTTTTGCCCCGGCTGGCCAAGATCTTTGGCGTCACAGTGGATGAGCTGCTGGGGGCCGCGCCCCCCAAAACCGTTGCACTGGTGCCGGAGGGCGAGCGCAAAAATCTGGACGATCTGATGCTGCGCATCGTGGTCAATTCCGCCAAGGGCGATAAGGTGCGGGTCAACCTGCCCATGCAGCTGGTCAAGATGGGGCTGGAGATCGGCATGAGCTTCCCGGAATTTGCCGGAAACGATTCCTTTAAGGGCAGCGAGGTGCTTAAAAATATCGATCTGGACAAGATCCTCTTAATGGTGGAAAAGGGCGCTATCGGCCGCCTGGTAGAGGTGGAGAGCGCCCAAGGGGATATCGTGGAAGTCGTGGTGGAATAAATGCGCGTCTACGTCAAATCCCCCGGTTCCATCACGCTGTACCTGGCCCTGCCCACACGCCTGGTGGTCAACCGCGTAACGCTTGGCATCCTGCAGCGCGCCCTGGGGCGCGCGGACCAGACCGGCGTCAAAATCTCGCCAGAGCAGGCAAAGCGCCTGCTCGCAGTAGTCCGTCAGGCAAAAAAGCGGTATCCGCGCTTAGAGCTGGTGGATATCAATACCGCCCAGGGGGAGATCGTAAAAATCCGTTTATAGCAATCAAAAGGCCGCCGTTACAGGCGGCCTTTTGATGTTCCAGTCCTTATTTTTCCCTTGATATCCTCGAGTTTTTCTATATAGATATTTTAAGCTGTTTACAGCACCTGAGAGGCCTGTCGTTTCACGTCCCGCATGCGTCAATCACTCACGTGTGTGTGCGTTGTTATTTGTCGAAAATTCCTGTATCTTAAATAAAAAGGCATGTATTTCAATATAGAAAATGGGAGGGGTATGATGTTGAAAAAAGCAATGCCGTTTATAGCCGTGCTCCTTATGGCGGCCCTATGTCTGTCCGGGTGCCAGCACCAGCACGATTGGACGCAGGCCACCTGCACCGAGGCCGCCGTCTGTAAAGAATGTGGCGAGACGCAGGGCGAGCCTTTGGGGCACGATTGGGCACAGGCCACCTGCACCGAACCTAAAACCTGCACCCGTTGCGGCAAAACCACCGGCTCACCTGCCGGTCATCAGGTCACAGAATGGATAACCGAGACCGAAGCTAGCTGTACGGCTGCTGGCGTTGAAAAGGGCGTATGCACCGCGTGTGGAGAGACCCTTTCTCAAGAAATTCCCCAGGCTCCCCATACGGAGGGCGAGTGGATCGTAACGCAGGAGGCCACCTTTGAGGCAGATGGCGAGCGCGCGCTGACCTGCTCGGTCTGCGGCGGGGTGATCCGTACCGAGAAGATCGCGCTGACAGCTGAGGAGAAAAAGGCAGCCTTTACCGGCGCCTGCCAGCGTTTTTCCTATGATGAGATCGCGCGGAATCCCGATGGCTATAAACAGCAAAAGGCCGTGTTCCAGGGCGAGGTCGTCCAGGTCATGGAGAGTGGCAACACCGTAGTGCTGCGCGTAAACGTGACCAAGGGTAAGTACTCCATCTGGGAGGATACCGTTTATGTTACCTACCAGCGCACGGCGAATGAGGGCCGTATTTTGGAGGATGATATTATCACCATGTATGGGTACTTGACCGGGTCCAAGACCTATGAGACCATCTTTGGAGGCTCGGTCACCATCCCGTCGATGACCGCGCTGTATATCGACGTGAATTAGGCTTTGAATATGGACTTTGGGGGGCTTTGCCAAAAGTGGCCGTACCCCTGGCAGAACATCATTTATTCAAGCGGTATGGCTGATTGCCATGCCGCTTTTGCATTGCTTTGCTTTTTAACCACGCGAACTCGTTTTTGTCCGCTCGCCGCTTTCCCCTCTTGCGCTAGAGATTTCGCCTAGTTATGCCTCTATGAAAAACTTCGCTGTTATATATTGAGATAGCTTCTCTCGCCTCATTATGTTAGAATACTCTTATCGAAAATTATCTTTTGGAGCATTTCTATATGGTCGAAATCACAACGCAACTGGTCAAAAAGTTAATTGATGCGCAATTCCCCAAATGGCGTGCGCTGGAAGTTTGCCCAGTGGCGCACGGCGGGCACGATAACAGGACCTTTCATCTAGGCGATGAAATGGCTGTCCGCCTGCCCAGTGGGCCCGCATATGTCGTGCAGGTAGAAAAAGAGGCTCGGTGGCTCCCCTTCTTGGCGCGGCACCTGTCTTTGCCTATTTCCAGCCCGGTGGCCATGGGCGTTCCCACGGATGAGTATCCGTTTCCCTGGTCCATCAACCGCTATATTGCAGGCGAAACCGCCAATGCGCACAATATTACCGATGCTAAAGGCTTTGCGATGGAGCTTGCGTCATTTTTGCAAGAGCTGCAAAGCATAGATACGACCGGCGCGCCCGCTGCGGGTGAACATAATTTCTTCCGCGGCGCAAGCCCATCTGTTTATAGCAGCCAGGTTGAAGAGGCCCTGCAGGCGCAACGGGACATTTGGCCGGTTGAAAAGTTAAGCGCGCTGTGGGCGCGCGCCGTCGCCACAACCTGGGAGCATCCTCCCGTATGGTTCCACGGCGATGTGGCCCCGGGTAATCTTTTAGTACAAAATGGCAGGCTCTGCGGCGTGATTGATTTTGGGATCATGGGCATTGGCGACCCGGCCTGCGATTATGCCATGGCCTGGACCTTTTTTGACGAACGCAGCAGAAAATACCTTTTGCGCGGGCTGGATACGGGGACTGTTGATCGGGCGCGCGGATGGGCCTTATGGAAGGCGCTCATCACCGTTAACGCCTCAAACGCGTTGGTCGCGGAGCAGGCGAAACATACATTAAATGCGATCACCGAAGAATAGGGGGAATAACGCATGAACACGCCTACGCTGGAAACAGAGCGCCTGATTCTCCGAAAGTTTACGCGGGAGGACTTCCCCGCATTATTTGCGATCTACAGCGATGAAGAGGTGAACACTTATCTGCCGTGGTATCCGCTAAAATCAATAGATGAGGCAGCCGCATTTTTTGAGGAGAGATACGCCCCGGACTATGCGCAGCCCACGGGATATCGGTATGCCATCTGCCTTAACAGCGACAATATCCCGATCGGCTATATCCATGTCAGCACGCAGGATCATCATGACCTCGGTTATGGCTTGCGCAAAGAATTTTGGCATCAGGGCATCGTAAGCGAGGCGGGCAAAGCCGTGGTCCAACGGGTGAAAAAAGACGGCCTACCCTATATCACGGCGACGCACGACGTTAACAATCCCCGCAGCGGCAGCGTGATGAAGGCACTGGGCATGCGCTATCAATATACCTACGAGGAGCTGTGGCAGCCTAAAAATTTTCTCGTGACGTTTAGAATGTATCAGCTGAATTTCGATGGCAACGATACATTTGTATATAAAAAGTATTGGGACATGTATGCCAATCATTTTATCGAGACCCTGTCATAACGATAAAAACAGAGCCCTTTGCCAAAAGCAAAGGGCTTTTTGTATGATGGTCTTGCCCGCTCATCCAAGTATAGATAGGAATAAGCTCGCTTTCAGGTTCAGGCATCCCGCCGCTCCACCGCCGTGCCCGCCGGCAATGGGTAGCCAATGCGGGTGCAGCTTTTATACAGCAGCTTCTCCTCCAGCCCTTCTCCGGTAGACGGGTCCAGCCGGGCGCGGTACACGTCCGCCCGCTCGTAGACCTTTATCCTTTGCTGTATCGTTTTTAACGTTGCTAAAAAGTAGAAACGTGTAGAATCCATTTTTCTTGACAATCGCCGGCATTTTTTATACTCTAATAAAGAAAATGCTGCTTTGAGAGTATTATTACCGCTCAAAAGGGGTTGGAGCAGAGCTGTGATCTACAACGTTTCTTTCGATATTTGTGCAACAATCATCAGTGCTTTCTCATTATACCTAATACTCTCAAAAAAGGATATTCGTAGATCCTCTAATCGATTGTTAATGTATATCATCATCGCCGAATTGATTTCGGCTATTTTTGATATTTGGAGTTCTGTAGCCAATTCCTACGTTATGGATTACAGCTATCTTTTCCGTGATATTTTGAATTACATATTTCTTTTTGCCCATACCAGCACAGCTTGTCTGTTCGCCTGGTATATGATTATGCTATTGGGGCTGCAGCATCGAATCGGAAAAGTGTTGTTGGCTATATTTCTGCTCCCGGAAATTTTAGGCGTTGTGCTCCCACTAGCCCTTAATCCTGTTTTAAACTGGGTATTCTACTACGATAGCAGCCGCATTTATTCCCACGGCATCATGATCTATGCGCTTTATGGCGCCGGATATTTCTATATCTTATTCGCCACAGGGCTTGCGGTCCGCTTTCGTGGGACGCTACGCAAAGTGCAGCGGCAGGCAGCCATTTTGTTTTTGATCTTCAGCATCATTCCTATTTTCATCCAACAGGTTTTCATGCCCCATCAACTGCTTGAACTATTTTTTCAATCGATTGGTATTTTCGGCTTCCTCACGACAGTAGAGAATTTAAACGAAATCTACAACCCCATCACCAATGTTTATAACCGTATTATCTTTTTGCAGGATGTCGCCCTAGCAATCAAAAGTGAAAACCGTTTTGCGGTTGTTACGATCAAACTTTCGCGTTCCGAGTATTTACAGGCCATGCTGATGGGCACTGACTACTCTAACGGATTGTTTGCCAGCATTGCTGAACAGCTAAAAGAATTATTCTCGAATGATAACGTATACGATTGTGAGCGGGGCCATTTTGCAATATTGACCGATTACAATAGCCCTGATGCTACAAAAATGCTGATGCAAAACATTGCGCAGCGATTTACAGCCGGTTGGAGTTATCGCAATCATATCATGCAACTTCCCGCTCAGCTTTGCATCATTAATATCCCTGAGGATGTGCAAACGGCAGAACTATTAATGCAGCTGGTGGATTTAACCTATAATGGCATTGACGCCGCGCCACAAATCGCCACCGCCAGCTTGTTGCAAAAAGAGCTTCAGCAGCGGCAGACACCGATGTCCGCATCGGATCCGCTTTCCAAAGAACTCCTGGAGATGATGGATCAATTTGTCGCTGGTACCACTACGCTGACCCCAGCAGAGCGCCACATCATGCGTTTTTATATCGACGGGCATGAAATAGCCGAAATCCCTGAGTTAGCTTTTATCTCCATCAACACCGTACGTAAACATAATAAGAATATTTACAGAAAATTGGGTGTCGGTACCAAAGAAGAGTTAATGCTTTATATCGATCTGCTTCGCCGTAGCAATCGTTTAGATGAGCTTAATACCATACAATAGATAATCATACTACTTTTAGCGTGTTCAAGCGGCAAGGTATCCAATGGATACCTGCCGTTTTTATGCACTATCCGACAAAGTTCTCTAAAAAGTACCCGATGGGTACTATGCTTTCTTGCCGCTCCTTTGCTAAAATTTTCATGAAGCAGGCCTGCTGGCATCTTTTTATTTGATATTTTAAAGGAAAAAATACGCAAAAAGGGGTTCCATATTATATGAAAAAAGGTTTCGTTATACTGTCAGTTTTAATGTTGGTCACCGTCATTTTTGCTGGCTGTACCGCAGCACCTGCTTCAAACGGAGGCTCGGGGACGGCGCAAACCTCAGGGGAGACATTTGATGCTGGTAACGTTAACGCACTTGTTCCTAACGGTTGGAAGGCTTTTACTGTGTCCGATCTTTTTGATGATTACGAAGGGGATACCAATCCAAACAGCTTTTCCATCTACAAGGGAGCGCAAGATGAATTCGACCAGTTGACCAAGCCTGGTCTGCAGATCACCTATTACGGCAAAGATACGACTATGATGGAGCCTTGGAAAGATCTGTATGAGAATACCGAGGATATTTCTCCTTTTACCCTGGGGGCTTACACCTGGGAGGGCTTTACCGGCAAAAGCAACGATTATCCGGTAGCGATACTCTGGGCCGAAGATGGAGATGAGCAATTCCAGGTCAATATTTGGTTGGAAAACGGTGGTCAAAAACTAACCTTGGAAGATGCTGATGTTCAAGCGATTCTGACAAGTATTTCGCCTACGAAATAGCTTTCTAAACAATTTCATGTGTAGGTAACAGCACTTGCTGTCTATCTTAATATTTAATGTGGAGGGGTTTACAATGGAACAAACGGTAGCAAAAGGTTCTGGTTTTCTGAAAGTGACGGGAATTTTAATGATCATCGGTGGAGCGATTGCGTTGATCATGGCGATCATTGCCATTCTTGGCATCGCCGCGCTCGCCTATATTTCCGATGGGATGATCTCTTCTGGACTGCTGTATGCAGCGGGTATCCTGAGCCTGGTCAGCGCTGTAGCCGAGTTGGTAGCGGGTATTATCGGCGTAAAAAATTGCAAACGTACCGAAAAAGCGAACACCTGCATTGCCTGGGGCATCATCGTTGCCGTGCTTAGTGTAGCGGGTTGCATTCTCACTGCAGTGGGCGGCAGCAGTTTCCCCGTATTTTCACTTATCCTCGGGCTGGTGCTGCCTGCATTGTTTATTATCGGCGCCGTAAAAAACAAGAATGCCTAATCTAAAATTCGGACTAGAAAGAATCGCTTAACGTTTGCGCTAAGCTAAGTACGTTTACTTTATAATTCTGTTTTCATACTACTCTCTCAATACTTTTGCCGTGCAGCAACAGATGCTGCACGGCAACTTTTTACCCTCTTTTTCCTCTGCACCTTTAATTGCGCCGCTCCACCGCCGTGCCCGCTGGCAATGGGTAGCCGATGCGGGTACAGCTTTTATACAGCAGCTTCTCCTCCAGCCCTTCTCCGGTAGACGGGTCCAGCCGGGCGCGGTACACGTCCGCCCGCTCGTAGACCTTGCCCTGTGTGGTAAAATAGCGCGGGCCGTCGATACGCAGGCAATAATCATACTGCGGCTTTTCACTGCACAGGATGCGCCCGCGGATCAGCTCATCCGGGAAATCCAGCAACAGCTGGTAGCTATGTTCCGTATCGTTGCGCACCTTGAGGTCGAGCCATCCTTCGGACACGGTGGCATCCACCCCCTCGGGCATGCCTGGCGCTGGAAAGTCCTTTACCGTATGGGGATGGCGTTCCACGATAGTCAACGGCGTGTGCAGCACCAGCCACAGCACCAGGTCGCTCAGCTGGCACAGCCCGCCGCCGTAAACCCCGCGTATCTTGCCGTCCACCAGGCTTAGCCCCGGCTTATAGGGCGTCTTTTTATCCGCGTAGCGGCACAGCATCCAAAAAGAATAGGTCTCCCCCGGCGCGATCACCAGAGTGTCCATGGTGGCGGCAGCCAGCTTCAGGTTATGCGCCTTATTGTATTGATAGGCGATGTCGTATCCGCTCTCAGGGTTGATCACGGTAAAGGCGTCCTCAAATACCGGGTAAGGCAGGCGGGTCTTGGCCAGTTGGGCGGCGTAACGGTTGCGGTCCAGCCGCATTTTGAGGTAAAAGCAGCGCTTTTTCTGCCAGCGCCGCAGCGGCAGTAAAAAGGGGAATAGCTGTGTCAGCCTTTTGCGGGCCATCGTTTTTTCGCTCCTTTCGAACTTTGCTCCAGGCCGTCCTGCCGGCCGATCCCCAGGAAAATGCTGGCCAGCATCACCGCCAGCATGGCAAAGGAATAAAACACGAATGGGGATACCTGCGCCGCCGTCAAAGGTGTGGCGGTATCCGCCGCAAAGCCAAGGGTGTAGACCATGGCCGGCGTCCAGGGCAGGCAATAACATAGGGTGTTGGACTGGGCATCCAGCAGATTTGCCGTGCGGTAGGGACTGATGCCCTGCTTTTTCGCCAGCGGCAGGGCAAAAGATGCGCCAATGGCCAGGATGGCCGGGGCGTTTAGCCCCATCAGCGCCGAGAGGGCGATCACCATCAGGCTGATGGTCAGCTCCGTACCCCTGGGGCCCTTGGCGACTCTGCCGATGAGGGCCAGCAGCCTTCGGTCTCCGCCGCCGGCGCGCATGATGGCCGTAGCCCCCGAGAGCAGCAGCGCCAGGATGCAGACCTGGATCATCCCGCTGAGGCCCGATTGCAGCACCCCGCCTACGGCGCGGTCCAGCCCCTCCCCGGATACCGTGATCAGCGCCGGCAGGGCGGGCTGCGCCACATCGATCTGGATAAAGTCCATCAGCCCCGCGCCCAGGGCCACTGCCACGCCAGCAACGATCCCGACCGTGGTGGCGATGACGATGTCCCCGCTCTTAGCCGCCAGATAGATGGTGAGCAGCACCGGGATAAACATCAGCAGCGTCAGCGGGTTATAGCTTGTGGCCGTGGGATCACCCGTCCCCCCGGGCAGAAAAGCCGAAGCCAGGAAAATGGCCGCCAGCGTCAGCGCGCCGGCCACCAGCGCGTATTTGAGCCGCGAGCGCACTACGCCCGGCACGTCCACCCCCTGTGAGGTGGCCGAACAGATGGTGGTATCCGATATAGGGGCCAGGTTATCCCCAAAGGCAGCGCCGGAGATGATGGCGCCCGCCAGGATGCCCGGGTGCGCCCCCAACGCCAGCCCCGCCGGATAGAGCACGCCCATCCCGGCGGCAATGGTGCCAAACCCCGTGCCCGAGGCGGTGGCGAATACCGCGGAGGCGATAAAGGCGATGGCGGAAAACCACGCGCCACTTACGCCCGCGCCGGCCGCCAGCCCGGCTACTCCCGCGGCAAGGCCGCTGTCCCGCAGGATGCGGGAAAACACCCCGGCAAACAGCCAGCATACCACCGGGGTGATCGCCTCCCGGCTGGCCATGCCCGAGATCAGCGTGGCGGCGTAGCGCCCCTTATCCTTTGCCAGGAAAAAGGGGAGCAGCAGCGCGATAAAGGCGGGCAGCCACAGCGCCCCATCGGATATCGAACCAAAGTGAAAGGTCGTCACCAATATCAGGGCGATAAAGATGATGTAGGGCAAAAAGCTCATCCAGGGCCCGCCGTAAAAGGCCAGGCGTTCCTTTTGCGATGCCGGGGCGTTTTGGTTTGCGTCCATCACGTTTCCTCCTTCTGGCGCTCTAGCGCGCCGTTTTGAGCAGCCGGGCAACATATTCCTCCAGCGTCAGGCCTTCTCGCGCCATCGCTTGGGCGTGCTCCGGGCCCACGTAGCGGAAGTGCCACGGCTCGTGGGCGATGCCGGTCACCGCCTCCTTATCCGCCGGATAACGCAATATAAAGCCGAATTCCGCCGCCCGGGCTTTGAATTGCCCGCAAATACCGCCATCGGGGAAGGCGGGACGGATAAAATCGATAGGGGGCTTATTCTCCCCTAGGTCGATGGCCAGCCCCGTTTCATGCTCGCTGTGACCGGGCAGCGCCACATACTTCCGGGTAAATTCCCGTCCGTTCTCCCGCAGCGAGGCGGCATAGATCGCCTCCTGCTCGCTGCGCGGGCGGTATCCGCTCACCGGCAGGATCTTCCCCACCCCGCCGATGGCCGCCAGCAGGCCGTTTAGCGCCTGTTGCGCTGCGCGGCACAGCAGGATGCCTGGATGCGCTGCGTCAACGGCTACCAGGTCCATGGGCTTGCCCACATAGGCATGGGCCGCGTTGACCAGCAACGGAATCTGTTCTTCTCTCATGGGCGCACCGCCTCTGCAAGGATACGGTCCAGCATTTCAGAAAACGAGATGCCGGCCGCCTCCAGCATTTTGGGGAAGCGGCTGGCCGCCGTCATCCCCGGCAGGGTGTTCACCTCGTTAAAGACGATCTCCCCCTTGGGGGTCAAAAACAGGTCTACCCGCGCAAATCCACGGCAATCCAGGGCGCGGTAGACCTGTGCGGCCGTGTTCTGGATGCGCTGGGCCGTATCTGCATCCAGCCGGGCAGGCGTGTGCACCTTGGCGGTAGAGCGGTGGTACTTTTCGC
Above is a genomic segment from Luoshenia tenuis containing:
- a CDS encoding Na+/H+ antiporter NhaC family protein, with amino-acid sequence MDANQNAPASQKERLAFYGGPWMSFLPYIIFIALILVTTFHFGSISDGALWLPAFIALLLPFFLAKDKGRYAATLISGMASREAITPVVCWLFAGVFSRILRDSGLAAGVAGLAAGAGVSGAWFSAIAFIASAVFATASGTGFGTIAAGMGVLYPAGLALGAHPGILAGAIISGAAFGDNLAPISDTTICSATSQGVDVPGVVRSRLKYALVAGALTLAAIFLASAFLPGGTGDPTATSYNPLTLLMFIPVLLTIYLAAKSGDIVIATTVGIVAGVAVALGAGLMDFIQIDVAQPALPALITVSGEGLDRAVGGVLQSGLSGMIQVCILALLLSGATAIMRAGGGDRRLLALIGRVAKGPRGTELTISLMVIALSALMGLNAPAILAIGASFALPLAKKQGISPYRTANLLDAQSNTLCYCLPWTPAMVYTLGFAADTATPLTAAQVSPFVFYSFAMLAVMLASIFLGIGRQDGLEQSSKGAKKRWPAKG
- a CDS encoding helix-turn-helix domain-containing protein; translation: MDHFSMGKHIAALRKAKGLTQDELAERLGVSPQAVSKWENDLSCPDIMLLPRLAKIFGVTVDELLGAAPPKTVALVPEGERKNLDDLMLRIVVNSAKGDKVRVNLPMQLVKMGLEIGMSFPEFAGNDSFKGSEVLKNIDLDKILLMVEKGAIGRLVEVESAQGDIVEVVVE
- a CDS encoding aminoglycoside phosphotransferase family protein, translating into MVEITTQLVKKLIDAQFPKWRALEVCPVAHGGHDNRTFHLGDEMAVRLPSGPAYVVQVEKEARWLPFLARHLSLPISSPVAMGVPTDEYPFPWSINRYIAGETANAHNITDAKGFAMELASFLQELQSIDTTGAPAAGEHNFFRGASPSVYSSQVEEALQAQRDIWPVEKLSALWARAVATTWEHPPVWFHGDVAPGNLLVQNGRLCGVIDFGIMGIGDPACDYAMAWTFFDERSRKYLLRGLDTGTVDRARGWALWKALITVNASNALVAEQAKHTLNAITEE
- a CDS encoding LuxR C-terminal-related transcriptional regulator, producing the protein MIYNVSFDICATIISAFSLYLILSKKDIRRSSNRLLMYIIIAELISAIFDIWSSVANSYVMDYSYLFRDILNYIFLFAHTSTACLFAWYMIMLLGLQHRIGKVLLAIFLLPEILGVVLPLALNPVLNWVFYYDSSRIYSHGIMIYALYGAGYFYILFATGLAVRFRGTLRKVQRQAAILFLIFSIIPIFIQQVFMPHQLLELFFQSIGIFGFLTTVENLNEIYNPITNVYNRIIFLQDVALAIKSENRFAVVTIKLSRSEYLQAMLMGTDYSNGLFASIAEQLKELFSNDNVYDCERGHFAILTDYNSPDATKMLMQNIAQRFTAGWSYRNHIMQLPAQLCIINIPEDVQTAELLMQLVDLTYNGIDAAPQIATASLLQKELQQRQTPMSASDPLSKELLEMMDQFVAGTTTLTPAERHIMRFYIDGHEIAEIPELAFISINTVRKHNKNIYRKLGVGTKEELMLYIDLLRRSNRLDELNTIQ
- a CDS encoding M15 family metallopeptidase — its product is MREEQIPLLVNAAHAYVGKPMDLVAVDAAHPGILLCRAAQQALNGLLAAIGGVGKILPVSGYRPRSEQEAIYAASLRENGREFTRKYVALPGHSEHETGLAIDLGENKPPIDFIRPAFPDGGICGQFKARAAEFGFILRYPADKEAVTGIAHEPWHFRYVGPEHAQAMAREGLTLEEYVARLLKTAR
- the vanW gene encoding glycopeptide resistance accessory protein VanW — protein: MARKRLTQLFPFLLPLRRWQKKRCFYLKMRLDRNRYAAQLAKTRLPYPVFEDAFTVINPESGYDIAYQYNKAHNLKLAAATMDTLVIAPGETYSFWMLCRYADKKTPYKPGLSLVDGKIRGVYGGGLCQLSDLVLWLVLHTPLTIVERHPHTVKDFPAPGMPEGVDATVSEGWLDLKVRNDTEHSYQLLLDFPDELIRGRILCSEKPQYDYCLRIDGPRYFTTQGKVYERADVYRARLDPSTGEGLEEKLLYKSCTRIGYPLPAGTAVERRN
- a CDS encoding GNAT family N-acetyltransferase, yielding MNTPTLETERLILRKFTREDFPALFAIYSDEEVNTYLPWYPLKSIDEAAAFFEERYAPDYAQPTGYRYAICLNSDNIPIGYIHVSTQDHHDLGYGLRKEFWHQGIVSEAGKAVVQRVKKDGLPYITATHDVNNPRSGSVMKALGMRYQYTYEELWQPKNFLVTFRMYQLNFDGNDTFVYKKYWDMYANHFIETLS